In Micromonospora sp. LH3U1, one genomic interval encodes:
- the bioB gene encoding biotin synthase BioB, with protein sequence MPEILDQARTQVLGDGVGLDQAGILAVLNLPDEHLPAALQLAHDVRMRWCGPEVEVEGIVSLKTGGCPEDCHFCSQSGLFTSPVRSVWLDIPSLVEAAKQTAKTGATEFCIVAAVRGPDARLMKQMREGVAAIKAEVDIQVAASLGMLTQEQVDDLVDMGVHRYNHNLETCRSHFPNVVTTHSWEERWETLRMVRDSGMEVCCGGILGLGETIEQRAEFAAQLAELNPHEVPLNFLNPRPGTPLGDQPVVEGKDALRAIAAFRLAMPRTILRYAGGREITLGDLGTREGLLGGINAVIVGNYLTTLGRPATADLDLLVELKMPVKALSATL encoded by the coding sequence ATGCCAGAGATCCTCGACCAGGCCCGGACCCAGGTCCTGGGTGACGGTGTCGGCCTCGACCAGGCCGGCATCCTCGCCGTGCTCAACCTGCCCGACGAGCACCTGCCCGCCGCCCTGCAGCTCGCCCACGACGTGCGGATGCGCTGGTGCGGCCCGGAGGTCGAGGTCGAGGGAATCGTCTCGCTCAAGACCGGCGGCTGCCCGGAAGACTGCCACTTCTGCTCCCAGTCCGGTCTGTTCACCTCCCCGGTGCGCTCGGTCTGGCTGGACATCCCGTCGCTGGTCGAGGCGGCGAAGCAGACCGCCAAGACCGGGGCGACCGAGTTCTGCATCGTCGCCGCGGTGCGCGGCCCGGACGCCCGGCTCATGAAGCAGATGCGCGAGGGCGTCGCCGCCATCAAGGCGGAGGTCGACATCCAGGTCGCCGCGTCGCTGGGCATGCTCACCCAGGAGCAGGTCGACGACCTGGTCGACATGGGCGTGCACCGCTACAACCACAACCTCGAGACCTGCCGGTCGCACTTCCCGAACGTGGTCACCACGCATTCCTGGGAGGAGCGCTGGGAGACGCTGCGGATGGTCCGCGACTCCGGCATGGAGGTGTGCTGCGGCGGCATCCTCGGCCTCGGCGAGACCATCGAGCAGCGGGCGGAGTTCGCCGCGCAGCTCGCCGAGCTCAACCCGCACGAGGTGCCACTCAACTTCCTCAACCCCCGGCCCGGCACGCCGCTGGGCGACCAGCCGGTGGTGGAGGGCAAGGACGCGCTGCGGGCCATCGCCGCGTTCCGGCTGGCCATGCCGCGCACCATCCTGCGGTACGCGGGCGGCCGGGAGATCACCCTCGGTGACCTGGGCACCCGCGAGGGTCTGCTCGGCGGCATCAACGCGGTGATCGTCGGCAACTACCTGACCACGCTGGGTCGACCGGCGACCGCCGACCTGGACCTGCTGGTCGAGCTGAAGATGCCGGTCAAGGCCCTCTCCGCCACGCTGTGA
- a CDS encoding DUF488 domain-containing protein, whose product MAELLTVGHGTADRVRLGELLTGAGVALVVDVRRFPASRANPDVRREELEWWLPEYGIDYRWEPGLGGRRHIPAGEPEPDTWWRVAAFRAYAAYTRTPEFDVALTGVLADAAQRTTVVMCSESLWWRCHRRLIADVAALGRGTPVAHLLPDGRLSPHQPAEGAHRLPDGRLCWDG is encoded by the coding sequence GTGGCGGAGTTGCTGACCGTCGGGCACGGCACAGCCGACCGGGTGCGGCTGGGGGAGTTGCTGACCGGGGCCGGGGTGGCCCTGGTGGTGGACGTGCGGAGGTTCCCCGCCAGCCGCGCCAACCCAGACGTCCGGCGGGAGGAGCTTGAGTGGTGGCTGCCCGAGTACGGGATCGACTACCGCTGGGAGCCGGGCCTGGGCGGACGCCGACACATCCCGGCCGGTGAGCCCGAGCCGGACACCTGGTGGAGGGTCGCGGCGTTCCGGGCGTACGCCGCGTACACCCGTACGCCGGAGTTCGACGTGGCGCTGACCGGGGTGCTGGCTGACGCGGCCCAGCGGACCACCGTGGTGATGTGCAGCGAGAGCCTCTGGTGGCGCTGCCACCGCCGGCTGATCGCCGACGTCGCGGCTCTCGGTCGCGGGACGCCGGTGGCGCATCTCCTCCCGGACGGGCGGCTCAGCCCCCACCAGCCCGCCGAGGGCGCTCACCGACTCCCCGATGGGCGCCTGTGCTGGGACGGTTGA
- a CDS encoding VOC family protein, translated as MAMIEQLSLGVSDAERAGRFWAAALDYRRRAPRFDGDEWIVLEPPPGVPGMAIAMDLSKSPAQEFPRLHLDLDAGERSLDEELDRLLALGAQRVDWRHYPTDPHPTEPPYVVLADPEGNRFCVSGRREPPTR; from the coding sequence ATGGCGATGATCGAGCAGCTCTCCCTGGGCGTGTCCGACGCCGAGCGGGCGGGAAGGTTCTGGGCCGCGGCCCTCGACTACCGCCGCCGCGCACCCCGATTCGACGGCGACGAATGGATCGTGCTGGAACCGCCGCCAGGGGTGCCGGGCATGGCCATCGCGATGGACCTCAGCAAAAGCCCGGCACAGGAGTTCCCCCGGCTCCACCTGGACCTGGACGCCGGCGAGCGCAGCCTCGACGAGGAACTCGACCGGTTGCTCGCGCTCGGCGCCCAACGGGTGGACTGGCGGCACTATCCCACCGACCCGCACCCGACCGAACCCCCGTACGTGGTGCTCGCCGACCCGGAGGGCAACCGGTTCTGCGTGTCCGGCCGCCGCGAACCCCCGACGCGGTGA
- a CDS encoding GNAT family N-acetyltransferase: MLRGRAVTLRPATVDDVPVLAAIRADPEVRRWWRGGDDLADSVRADLGDDDLHLYAIEHDGRVVGAIQWHAEPDPDYRHASMDVFLDPAVRGAGLGGDAIRTLARHLIDEYGHHRFTIDPAAANSAAIRAYAKVGFRPVGVLRRYERGADGRWHDGLLMDLLADDLVE, translated from the coding sequence GTGCTGCGCGGGCGGGCGGTGACACTGCGACCGGCGACGGTCGACGACGTACCCGTCCTCGCGGCGATCCGGGCCGACCCGGAGGTACGTCGGTGGTGGCGCGGCGGCGACGACCTGGCCGACTCCGTCCGCGCCGACCTGGGCGACGACGACCTGCACCTGTACGCGATCGAGCACGACGGCCGGGTGGTCGGCGCCATCCAGTGGCACGCCGAGCCCGACCCGGACTACCGGCACGCCAGCATGGACGTCTTCCTCGACCCGGCGGTGCGAGGTGCCGGCCTCGGCGGTGACGCCATCCGCACCCTGGCCCGGCACCTGATCGACGAGTACGGCCACCACCGGTTCACCATCGACCCGGCCGCGGCGAACAGCGCCGCCATCCGGGCGTACGCCAAGGTGGGTTTCCGGCCGGTGGGCGTGCTGCGCCGCTACGAGCGCGGCGCCGACGGGCGTTGGCACGACGGCCTGCTGATGGATTTGCTCGCCGACGACCTCGTGGAGTGA
- the bioD gene encoding dethiobiotin synthase, whose translation MSGWEGPVLVTGTDTEVGKTVVTAAIAAAAQAAGLRVAVVKPGQTGTAGGEPGDVDVVNRLAAPLTGRTLASYPDPLAPLAAARVADLPPLELYAAVDAVRDEADKHDLVLIEGAGGLLVPMGLRPSGELWTMADLAVSLGAPAVVVARAGLGTLNHTALTLEALDRRAVPAGVVIGAWPTRPELVHWTNLTDLVPNLLGALPDGAGAMDPGVFRRSAPGWLTPALHGVLDDWRVWAEESG comes from the coding sequence GTGAGTGGGTGGGAGGGGCCGGTTCTGGTTACCGGGACCGACACCGAGGTCGGCAAGACGGTGGTGACCGCGGCGATCGCGGCCGCCGCGCAGGCTGCCGGGTTGCGGGTGGCCGTGGTCAAACCGGGCCAGACCGGTACGGCCGGCGGTGAGCCCGGCGACGTGGACGTGGTCAACCGGCTGGCTGCCCCGCTGACCGGCCGGACCCTGGCCAGTTATCCGGACCCGCTCGCCCCGCTGGCCGCGGCCAGGGTCGCCGACCTGCCGCCGTTGGAGTTGTACGCGGCGGTGGACGCCGTCCGTGACGAGGCGGACAAGCACGACCTGGTGTTGATCGAGGGCGCGGGTGGGTTGCTGGTTCCGATGGGGCTGCGTCCGTCGGGTGAGCTGTGGACGATGGCCGACCTGGCGGTGTCGCTCGGCGCACCCGCGGTGGTGGTCGCCCGCGCCGGGTTGGGCACGCTCAACCACACCGCGTTGACCCTGGAGGCACTCGACCGGCGTGCCGTGCCGGCCGGCGTGGTGATCGGCGCGTGGCCGACCAGACCGGAGCTGGTGCACTGGACCAATCTCACCGATCTGGTGCCGAACCTGCTCGGCGCGTTGCCCGACGGCGCCGGCGCGATGGACCCCGGTGTGTTCCGGCGCTCCGCGCCGGGTTGGCTCACTCCGGCCCTGCACGGTGTGCTCGACGACTGGCGGGTCTGGGCCGAGGAGAGCGGCTGA
- a CDS encoding glycoside hydrolase family 9 protein produces the protein MRHPTRPASGRPGRFPAADQPWPRRLLATGVALLTGLSLAVTVPPSGPASAAPATYNYAEALQKSLFFYEAQQSGRLPDWNRVSWRGDSALTDGADAGLDLTGGWYDAGDHVKFGFPMAFSATMLAWGAVEYRSGYTASGQLPHLLNNLRYVNDYFIKAHPSANVLYGQVGKGDDDHKWWGPAEVMAMARPAYKIDASCGGADLAGETAAAMAASSMVFRPTDAAYADRLLGHARQLYTFADTVRKSYHECITDATSFYRSWSGWQDELVWAAIWLHRATGEASYLAKAESEYDKLGTENQSTTRSYKWTIAWDNKQFGAYVLLANLTGKQKYVDDANRWLDYWTVGVNGQRVPYSPGGMAVLDSWGALRYAANTSFAALVYSDKTTDTTRKARYHDFAVRQINYALGDNPRNSSYVIGFGANAPRNPHHRTAHGSWWDSQTVPVETRHTLYGALVGGPSAANDAYSDSRSDYVMNEVATDYNAGFTSALVRLTSEYGGTPLANFPVAETPDIDELTVETTVMQAEPRATGLKAIVYNKSAFPARALTDGRFRYYFRPDGTGPVQVTAGYTQGCPSPTTAKQFSGDIWYVEVDCTGYTIAPAGQSQHRMEVQFKVGVPEGGTWDPTNDPSYQATAGPNRKVPLYSGTTRVWGDEPGPAVPDTTAPTVPGKPVASQLAPRSVTLTWAASTDSGGSGLAGYEVREFMVGNDVVVIRPVTGTSLTVSTLLPERTYEFSVVARDGAGNTSAASPVLSVTTPPAGSADTTPPSAPGTPVASAVTSTGVSLSWAASTDNVGVTGYRVYREAGATDALVGSPTGTTLAVSGLTASTAYQFYVLAVDAAGNTSAASAPVAVTTAPPPVGGTCTVGYASNDWSTGFTATVTITNTGTSAINGWALRFSFTGGQTVSQGWSATVSQTGAAVTATNLSYNGTIAAGASVSFGFNGAHSGTNPKPTAFTVNNATCAVA, from the coding sequence ATGCGCCACCCCACCCGGCCGGCCTCCGGCCGCCCCGGCCGCTTCCCGGCCGCCGACCAGCCCTGGCCGCGGCGACTGCTGGCCACCGGCGTCGCCCTGCTCACCGGGCTGTCCCTCGCCGTCACCGTGCCGCCGTCCGGGCCGGCGTCCGCCGCGCCAGCGACCTACAACTACGCGGAGGCGTTGCAGAAGTCGCTGTTCTTCTACGAGGCGCAGCAGTCCGGTCGGCTGCCCGACTGGAACCGGGTCTCCTGGCGTGGCGACAGCGCCCTCACCGACGGCGCCGACGCCGGCCTGGACCTCACCGGCGGCTGGTACGACGCCGGCGACCACGTCAAGTTCGGCTTCCCGATGGCGTTCAGCGCCACGATGCTCGCCTGGGGCGCGGTGGAATACCGCAGCGGTTACACCGCATCCGGGCAACTGCCACACCTGCTCAACAACCTGCGCTACGTCAACGACTACTTCATCAAGGCACACCCGTCGGCCAACGTCCTCTACGGGCAGGTCGGCAAGGGCGACGACGACCACAAGTGGTGGGGTCCGGCCGAGGTGATGGCGATGGCGCGGCCCGCGTACAAGATCGATGCGAGCTGTGGCGGCGCGGACCTGGCGGGGGAGACGGCCGCCGCGATGGCAGCCTCCTCGATGGTGTTCCGGCCGACCGACGCGGCCTACGCCGACCGGCTGCTCGGGCACGCCCGGCAGCTCTACACCTTCGCCGACACGGTGCGGAAGTCCTACCACGAGTGCATCACCGACGCGACGAGCTTCTACCGGTCGTGGAGCGGCTGGCAGGACGAGCTGGTCTGGGCCGCCATCTGGCTGCACCGGGCCACCGGCGAGGCCAGCTACCTGGCCAAGGCCGAGAGTGAGTACGACAAGCTCGGCACCGAGAACCAGTCCACCACCCGCTCCTACAAGTGGACCATCGCCTGGGACAACAAGCAGTTCGGGGCGTACGTACTGCTGGCGAACCTGACCGGCAAGCAGAAGTACGTCGACGACGCCAACCGGTGGCTGGACTACTGGACCGTCGGGGTGAACGGGCAGCGGGTGCCGTACTCGCCCGGCGGGATGGCGGTGCTCGACTCCTGGGGTGCGCTGCGCTACGCCGCCAACACCTCCTTCGCCGCGCTGGTCTACAGCGACAAGACCACCGACACCACCCGCAAGGCGCGCTACCACGACTTCGCCGTCCGGCAGATCAACTACGCGCTCGGCGACAACCCGCGCAACTCCAGCTACGTCATCGGGTTCGGCGCCAACGCGCCGCGCAACCCGCACCACCGCACCGCGCACGGCTCGTGGTGGGACAGCCAGACCGTGCCCGTCGAGACCCGGCACACCCTCTACGGAGCGCTGGTGGGCGGCCCGTCCGCGGCCAACGACGCGTACAGCGACAGCCGGTCGGACTACGTGATGAACGAGGTGGCGACCGACTACAACGCCGGCTTCACGTCCGCGCTGGTCCGGCTGACCTCCGAGTACGGCGGCACGCCGCTCGCCAACTTCCCGGTCGCCGAGACGCCGGACATCGACGAGCTGACCGTGGAGACCACGGTGATGCAGGCCGAGCCACGGGCCACCGGGCTCAAGGCGATCGTCTACAACAAGTCGGCCTTCCCGGCGCGCGCGCTGACCGACGGCCGCTTCCGCTACTACTTCCGGCCCGACGGCACCGGCCCGGTGCAGGTCACCGCCGGTTACACCCAGGGCTGCCCGTCCCCGACGACCGCCAAGCAGTTCAGCGGCGACATCTGGTACGTCGAGGTGGACTGCACTGGCTACACCATCGCCCCGGCCGGCCAGTCGCAGCACCGGATGGAGGTCCAGTTCAAGGTCGGCGTGCCGGAGGGCGGCACCTGGGACCCGACCAACGACCCGTCGTACCAGGCGACCGCCGGACCGAACCGCAAGGTTCCGCTCTACTCCGGCACCACCCGTGTCTGGGGTGACGAGCCGGGGCCGGCCGTGCCGGACACCACCGCGCCCACCGTGCCGGGTAAGCCGGTGGCGTCGCAGTTGGCGCCGAGGTCCGTCACCCTGACCTGGGCGGCGTCCACGGACAGCGGCGGCAGTGGGCTCGCCGGGTACGAGGTCCGCGAGTTCATGGTCGGCAACGACGTGGTGGTGATCCGCCCCGTCACCGGCACCTCGCTGACCGTCTCGACGCTGTTGCCGGAGCGGACGTACGAGTTCTCCGTCGTCGCCCGCGACGGCGCGGGCAACACGTCGGCGGCCTCACCGGTGCTCAGCGTGACAACGCCACCGGCTGGCAGCGCCGACACCACCCCACCGAGTGCGCCCGGCACCCCGGTGGCCTCGGCGGTCACCTCCACCGGGGTCAGCCTGAGCTGGGCGGCGTCGACCGACAACGTCGGTGTCACCGGGTACCGCGTCTACCGGGAAGCGGGCGCCACCGACGCGCTGGTCGGCTCGCCGACCGGCACCACCCTGGCGGTGTCCGGGCTGACCGCGTCGACGGCGTACCAGTTCTACGTGCTGGCCGTGGACGCGGCCGGCAACACCTCCGCGGCGTCCGCGCCGGTCGCGGTGACCACCGCGCCCCCGCCGGTCGGCGGCACCTGCACGGTGGGGTACGCCAGCAACGACTGGAGCACCGGCTTCACCGCCACGGTGACGATCACGAACACCGGCACCAGCGCGATCAACGGCTGGGCGCTGCGGTTCAGCTTCACCGGTGGGCAGACCGTCAGTCAGGGGTGGTCGGCGACGGTCAGCCAGACCGGCGCGGCGGTCACCGCCACGAACCTGTCCTACAACGGCACGATCGCTGCGGGCGCGTCGGTCAGCTTCGGCTTCAACGGCGCCCACAGCGGCACCAACCCGAAACCGACCGCCTTCACCGTCAACAACGCCACCTGCGCGGTGGCCTGA
- a CDS encoding isochorismatase family protein, which produces MEPLEPARTAIVLIDLQRQMVDQPLAPHSGTEVVARCVTLADAARAAGALVVVVRFERPGTDPQSAGNTLVPEVAPQPGDLEITKRTWGPFQDTGLDATLRERGVDTLVVAGVATNYGVEQTARIGYEIGYRMVLPQDAMSGLRTDAHEFAVNNIFRALGTVCTTAEAVDALGG; this is translated from the coding sequence ATGGAACCCCTGGAACCAGCCCGTACCGCCATCGTTCTGATCGATTTGCAGCGACAGATGGTCGATCAGCCCCTCGCCCCGCACTCCGGCACCGAGGTGGTGGCCCGCTGTGTCACGCTCGCCGACGCCGCACGGGCCGCCGGGGCGCTGGTCGTGGTGGTGCGGTTCGAACGGCCCGGCACCGATCCGCAGTCGGCCGGCAACACACTGGTCCCGGAGGTCGCACCGCAGCCCGGCGACCTGGAGATCACCAAGCGCACCTGGGGCCCCTTCCAGGACACCGGCCTGGACGCGACGCTGCGCGAGCGGGGCGTCGACACGCTGGTGGTGGCCGGCGTGGCCACCAACTACGGGGTGGAACAGACCGCCCGGATCGGCTACGAGATCGGCTACCGGATGGTCCTGCCGCAGGATGCGATGAGCGGGCTCCGGACGGACGCGCACGAGTTCGCGGTGAACAACATCTTCCGCGCGTTGGGCACGGTCTGCACCACCGCCGAGGCGGTCGACGCACTGGGCGGTTGA
- a CDS encoding aldehyde dehydrogenase family protein: MALRLADGTAWSDVLARAVAATPEAFGAEVDGVTTLHNLVEGDWRAVGQPTPVRTPVDNTVVINLPRLDADTARAAVAHAAAAHRAWAQTPLADRKARVADALDSLTAHRDLLALLLVWEIGKPWRLACADVDRALDGVRWYAGEIDRMLADGREPLSGPVSNIASWNYPMSVLVHAELVQLLAGNAVIAKTPSQGGAVCLTVAHALMRRAGLPATLVSGGGEELSEVLVRAPEIGAVAFVGGRSNGGKVAAALLDSDKRHFIEQEGLNAWGIWDFSQWDLLATHLKKGFEYGKQRCTAYPRFVVQRDLVDEFLDMYLPVVRSVRFGHPLAVGDDWAAGDPLPELDFGPLISAAKADELRRKVDEAVRGGAVPLHRGKLTGAPFLPGQDTSAYVAPSVLLAPPGRSRLMHAEPFGPVDTIVVVDTTDELLAAMNASNGALVASLACDDTDEAGKLAVDLQAFKVGINKPRSRGDRDEPFGGRGASWKGAFVGGDLLVHAVTVGGDSRLYGNFPDYSSYPAT, encoded by the coding sequence ATGGCACTACGACTCGCCGACGGCACCGCCTGGTCCGACGTCCTGGCCCGCGCGGTGGCCGCCACCCCGGAGGCGTTCGGCGCCGAGGTCGACGGCGTCACCACCCTGCACAACCTGGTCGAGGGCGACTGGCGGGCGGTCGGCCAGCCCACCCCGGTCCGCACACCGGTGGACAACACCGTCGTCATCAACCTGCCCCGGCTCGACGCCGACACCGCCCGCGCCGCGGTCGCGCACGCCGCCGCCGCGCACCGCGCCTGGGCCCAGACCCCGCTCGCCGACCGCAAGGCCCGGGTCGCCGACGCACTGGACTCGCTCACCGCCCACCGCGACCTGCTCGCGCTGCTGCTGGTCTGGGAGATCGGCAAGCCGTGGCGGCTCGCCTGCGCCGACGTGGACCGGGCGCTGGACGGCGTCCGCTGGTACGCGGGCGAGATCGACCGGATGCTCGCCGACGGTCGCGAGCCGCTCTCCGGCCCGGTCAGCAACATCGCCTCGTGGAACTACCCGATGAGCGTCCTGGTGCACGCCGAGCTGGTCCAGCTGCTGGCCGGCAACGCGGTTATCGCCAAGACCCCGTCCCAGGGTGGCGCGGTCTGCCTGACCGTCGCGCACGCGCTGATGCGCCGAGCCGGCCTTCCCGCCACCCTCGTCTCCGGCGGCGGCGAGGAGTTGTCCGAGGTGCTGGTCCGGGCGCCCGAGATCGGAGCGGTCGCGTTCGTCGGCGGACGCTCCAACGGTGGCAAGGTGGCCGCCGCGCTGCTCGACAGCGACAAGCGGCACTTCATCGAGCAGGAGGGTCTCAACGCCTGGGGCATCTGGGACTTCTCCCAGTGGGACCTGCTCGCCACGCACCTCAAGAAGGGCTTCGAGTACGGCAAGCAGCGCTGCACCGCGTACCCCCGGTTCGTGGTGCAACGTGACCTGGTCGACGAGTTCCTCGACATGTACCTGCCGGTCGTGCGCTCGGTCCGCTTCGGCCACCCGCTCGCCGTCGGCGACGACTGGGCCGCCGGCGACCCGCTGCCCGAGCTGGACTTCGGGCCGCTGATCAGCGCCGCCAAGGCCGACGAGTTGCGCCGCAAGGTCGACGAGGCGGTTCGCGGCGGCGCGGTACCACTGCACCGGGGCAAGCTGACCGGCGCGCCGTTCCTGCCCGGGCAGGACACCTCGGCGTACGTGGCGCCGTCGGTGCTGCTCGCCCCGCCCGGCCGGTCCCGGCTGATGCACGCCGAGCCGTTCGGGCCGGTCGACACGATCGTCGTGGTGGACACCACCGACGAGCTGCTGGCCGCGATGAACGCCTCCAACGGCGCACTGGTGGCGTCGCTGGCCTGCGACGACACCGACGAGGCCGGCAAGCTCGCGGTGGACCTGCAGGCGTTCAAGGTGGGCATCAACAAGCCGCGCTCACGGGGTGACCGGGACGAGCCGTTCGGCGGCCGGGGCGCCTCCTGGAAGGGCGCGTTCGTCGGCGGCGACCTGCTCGTACACGCCGTCACCGTCGGCGGCGACAGCCGGCTCTACGGCAACTTCCCCGACTACAGCAGCTACCCCGCCACCTGA
- the bsaP gene encoding biotin synthase auxiliary protein BsaP, translating to MTTTELWCDRCGESATAATHAACASARQLEPPRFCHQCRRRMKVQVLPVGWSAVCVEHGEIRG from the coding sequence ATGACGACGACCGAGCTGTGGTGCGACCGGTGTGGTGAGTCGGCGACGGCCGCCACCCACGCGGCCTGCGCGTCGGCTCGCCAGTTGGAGCCGCCCCGGTTCTGCCACCAGTGCCGGCGCCGGATGAAGGTGCAGGTGCTGCCGGTGGGCTGGTCGGCGGTCTGCGTCGAGCACGGCGAGATCCGGGGCTGA
- a CDS encoding IS30 family transposase, translating into MASRLSPLEREQIGLGRAANESLRSIARRLERSVSTISREVGRFERYGQRYQPSMAQWASFLRHNRSGRVPRLAGDGPLRQIVLDMLRRRRSPQQISARLRAQFPDTPEMWVSHETIYQAIYLQARGNLRAELTRQVALRSGRAARRRRAASAGAVRSARPWVNLRIADRPAEVADRAVPGHWEGDLLEGVRRGGCGGSAIATLVERATRFVILVGLPEGKVSEHVVSQLAAAMTWLPQRLRASLTWDQGVEMARHRDFTIATDCPVYFCDPHSPWQRGSNENTNGLLRQYFPKGQFDFTTIDQAGLDHVADELNDRPRMTLGWATPGEKMTQLLSVATTG; encoded by the coding sequence ATGGCGTCGAGGTTGAGCCCGCTGGAGCGGGAACAGATCGGGTTGGGTCGGGCTGCGAATGAGTCGTTGCGGTCGATCGCGCGCAGGTTGGAGCGGTCGGTGTCGACGATCTCGCGGGAGGTAGGCCGGTTCGAGCGCTACGGGCAGCGGTATCAGCCGTCGATGGCGCAGTGGGCGTCGTTTCTGCGGCATAACCGCTCCGGGCGGGTGCCGCGGTTGGCTGGTGACGGGCCGTTGCGTCAGATAGTGCTGGATATGCTGCGGCGACGTCGTTCGCCGCAGCAGATCAGTGCCCGCCTGCGGGCGCAGTTCCCGGACACGCCGGAGATGTGGGTGTCGCACGAGACGATTTACCAGGCGATCTACCTGCAGGCGCGGGGCAATCTACGCGCGGAGTTGACGCGGCAGGTGGCGTTGCGATCGGGTCGCGCCGCTCGCCGCCGTCGGGCAGCGAGCGCTGGGGCGGTGCGTTCGGCTCGGCCCTGGGTGAACCTGCGCATCGCTGACCGGCCGGCCGAGGTCGCCGACCGGGCGGTGCCGGGGCATTGGGAGGGTGACCTGCTCGAAGGAGTCCGTCGGGGTGGGTGCGGTGGTTCCGCGATCGCCACGTTGGTGGAACGCGCTACCCGGTTCGTGATCCTGGTCGGGCTGCCCGAGGGCAAGGTCTCCGAACACGTCGTGTCTCAGCTGGCCGCCGCGATGACCTGGCTCCCGCAACGGTTACGAGCCTCGCTAACCTGGGACCAGGGCGTCGAGATGGCCCGACACCGTGACTTCACCATCGCCACCGACTGCCCGGTCTACTTCTGCGACCCACACAGTCCCTGGCAACGCGGCAGCAACGAAAACACCAACGGACTGCTGCGCCAGTACTTCCCCAAAGGCCAATTCGACTTCACCACCATCGACCAAGCCGGCCTCGACCACGTCGCCGACGAACTCAACGACCGCCCCCGCATGACCCTAGGCTGGGCCACCCCAGGTGAGAAGATGACCCAGCTACTCAGTGTTGCAACCACCGGTTGA
- a CDS encoding 8-amino-7-oxononanoate synthase: MADWLAALDRRADLRAKAGLTRRLHPRPADDGMTDLAGNDYLGLATHPEVTAAAMAALSAYGLGATGSRLVRGSTDAHQALEVELAQWLGTDRALVFSSGYLANLGALRALVQPRTLLVSDAHNHASLIDGCRISGAETVVTPHADVDAVAAALVAAPGRPAVVVTESVFSVDGDLAPLARLHAVARRHGALLLVDDAHALGVTGPAGAGAVAAAGLAGEPDVVVTATLSKALGGAGGVVAGPAEFVRHLVETGRTFIFDTALPPAVAAGVHAALRLARVGDDLRSELSDRVGLAVGRLRAAGLTVSAPDAAVISVTAPGPEAATAWAADCRDRGVAVGCFRPPSTPDNRSRLRLTVSAGVPRAAFERALDVIVECAP, translated from the coding sequence GTGGCGGATTGGCTGGCGGCGCTCGACCGCCGCGCGGATTTGCGGGCGAAGGCCGGGCTGACCCGGCGACTGCACCCGCGTCCGGCCGACGACGGGATGACCGATCTGGCCGGCAACGACTACCTCGGCCTGGCCACTCACCCGGAGGTCACCGCCGCGGCCATGGCGGCACTGTCGGCGTACGGGCTGGGGGCGACCGGGTCGCGCCTGGTGCGTGGTTCCACGGACGCCCACCAGGCGTTGGAGGTCGAGCTGGCGCAGTGGCTGGGCACCGACCGTGCCCTCGTCTTCTCCTCCGGCTACCTGGCCAACCTCGGTGCGCTGCGGGCGCTCGTCCAACCTCGCACGCTGCTCGTCTCCGACGCGCACAACCACGCGTCCCTGATCGACGGCTGCCGCATCTCCGGTGCGGAGACGGTGGTCACCCCGCACGCCGACGTGGACGCGGTCGCCGCCGCGCTCGTGGCCGCTCCGGGCCGTCCGGCGGTGGTGGTGACCGAGTCGGTCTTCTCGGTCGACGGTGACCTCGCCCCGCTGGCCCGTCTGCACGCGGTGGCCCGCCGCCACGGCGCGCTGCTGCTGGTCGACGACGCGCACGCGCTCGGTGTGACCGGTCCGGCCGGCGCGGGCGCGGTGGCCGCCGCCGGGCTGGCCGGCGAACCGGACGTGGTGGTCACCGCCACCCTGTCCAAGGCGCTCGGTGGTGCCGGTGGAGTGGTCGCCGGCCCGGCTGAGTTCGTCCGGCATCTGGTCGAGACCGGGCGCACGTTCATCTTCGACACGGCGCTGCCACCGGCGGTCGCCGCCGGTGTGCACGCCGCGCTGCGGCTGGCCCGGGTCGGCGACGACCTGCGCTCGGAGCTGTCCGACCGGGTGGGGTTGGCGGTCGGCCGACTGCGCGCCGCCGGGCTGACCGTCTCCGCGCCGGACGCGGCGGTGATCTCGGTGACGGCCCCGGGGCCGGAGGCGGCGACGGCCTGGGCCGCCGACTGCCGGGACCGGGGCGTCGCGGTGGGCTGTTTCCGGCCGCCCTCCACCCCGGACAACCGCTCCCGCCTGCGGCTCACGGTCAGCGCCGGGGTGCCCCGGGCGGCGTTCGAGCGGGCCCTGGACGTCATCGTCGAGTGTGCGCCGTGA